One Dokdonia sp. Dokd-P16 genomic window carries:
- a CDS encoding cytochrome c oxidase assembly factor Coa1 family protein has translation MDNQNELIERPSWWKRNWKWAVPVGGCLTVIIIAVVLIVGGAFAFANKIKTASGSDEALIQVQSNQEVIAVLGEPIESDGFGSFNISINNGEKRSNATTPIKGPNGTGVIHLITSGEDDKKVYEVYNVTIDGSDQVIELDPKAIE, from the coding sequence ATGGATAATCAAAACGAACTTATAGAACGCCCTAGCTGGTGGAAACGCAATTGGAAGTGGGCAGTACCTGTAGGAGGATGCCTTACCGTAATCATTATCGCTGTCGTTTTGATAGTAGGTGGCGCCTTTGCTTTTGCAAATAAAATTAAAACAGCCTCTGGAAGTGACGAAGCGCTCATTCAAGTTCAATCCAATCAAGAAGTGATCGCTGTACTAGGCGAACCTATAGAAAGTGACGGTTTTGGGAGTTTTAATATCTCTATTAATAATGGAGAAAAAAGAAGTAATGCCACTACTCCCATAAAAGGCCCTAATGGAACCGGCGTTATACATCTTATCACGAGCGGTGAAGATGATAAGAAAGTGTACGAAGTTTATAATGTAACTATAGACGGCAGCGACCAAGTAATTGAGCTAGATCCAAAAGCGATAGAGTAG